One window from the genome of Candidatus Hydrogenedentota bacterium encodes:
- a CDS encoding 2Fe-2S iron-sulfur cluster-binding protein, producing MVRVIVNGRSVEAPKEASLLDAARLAGAEVPTLCYLKETGPLTSCMICVVKDVATGKLLPSCAARVTDGMAIITDDDEIREARRAVLAMLLNEHAGDCEAPCSLTCPAGLDIPRMLRYIVAGDADAAARLARRDLVFPATLGRICSAPCERVCRRAQYDAPIGIRASHASLPVQPFFRDAPVSGKMIAVVGAGLAGLSAAFTVARLGHTCHVFEKRLRACDSLRSLPELPWEILDAEIEGIRAAGVAIHLETDVAPESLLQGYDVVIAACNDRRESNPRLLDADEESMPVRAVANGKRAAFDADAILRKRPPLSARPFNSSLGMLDANELPHYAVDRLRNTALNDAGRCLHCDCLKRVSCRLRQYATEYGLGPRLKRTIPRPFVKPIAQSDTIIFEPGKCIKCGICVELTRSAGVRPGMTIAGRGFDACVRPALGATLAEGLGVVAAACVRACPTAALAYRDAEETS from the coding sequence ATGGTGCGTGTTATCGTAAACGGGAGATCGGTCGAGGCGCCCAAAGAGGCCTCGTTGCTCGACGCGGCGCGCCTCGCGGGGGCGGAGGTGCCCACGCTTTGTTATCTCAAGGAAACCGGCCCTTTGACCTCGTGCATGATCTGCGTCGTAAAAGATGTGGCGACGGGCAAACTGCTGCCGTCGTGCGCGGCGCGCGTTACGGACGGCATGGCGATCATCACCGACGACGACGAAATTCGTGAAGCACGCCGGGCGGTTCTCGCCATGCTGCTGAACGAACATGCGGGCGATTGCGAAGCGCCGTGTTCGCTTACATGCCCGGCCGGGCTTGACATTCCACGCATGTTGCGATACATCGTCGCAGGGGATGCGGATGCCGCCGCACGGCTTGCCCGGCGTGACTTGGTATTTCCCGCGACGCTGGGCCGGATCTGTAGCGCGCCCTGCGAGCGCGTGTGCCGCCGGGCACAATACGACGCGCCCATCGGAATACGCGCGTCGCATGCTTCGCTGCCGGTTCAACCTTTTTTCAGGGACGCGCCTGTTTCGGGAAAGATGATCGCCGTGGTCGGAGCCGGGTTGGCCGGACTCAGCGCGGCCTTTACCGTTGCACGATTGGGGCACACATGCCATGTGTTCGAAAAGCGCTTGCGTGCCTGCGATTCGTTGCGTTCGCTGCCCGAGCTGCCCTGGGAAATCCTCGACGCGGAAATCGAAGGGATCCGTGCCGCAGGCGTTGCAATCCATCTCGAAACGGATGTGGCGCCCGAATCCCTCCTCCAAGGCTATGACGTCGTGATTGCGGCGTGCAATGACCGCCGTGAATCCAACCCGCGCCTCCTTGACGCTGACGAGGAATCCATGCCCGTGCGCGCGGTGGCCAACGGCAAACGGGCCGCGTTCGATGCCGATGCGATCCTGCGCAAGAGGCCGCCCCTGTCCGCGAGGCCTTTCAACTCATCACTCGGCATGCTGGACGCGAATGAGTTGCCGCACTATGCCGTTGATCGCCTGCGGAATACGGCCCTGAACGACGCAGGGCGCTGCCTGCATTGCGACTGTTTGAAGCGGGTTTCGTGCAGGTTGCGGCAATACGCCACGGAATACGGACTCGGGCCGCGCCTCAAACGGACCATTCCGCGTCCCTTCGTCAAACCGATCGCGCAATCCGATACCATCATTTTCGAACCGGGCAAGTGCATCAAATGCGGGATATGCGTCGAGTTGACGCGATCGGCGGGCGTGCGTCCGGGCATGACGATCGCGGGCCGCGGATTCGACGCTTGCGTGCGTCCCGCGTTGGGTGCGACGCTGGCGGAAGGGCTTGGTGTCGTGGCCGCGGCGTGTGTGCGCGCGTGCCCGACGGCGGCGCTCGCCTATCGGGATGCGGAAGAGACGTCATGA